Proteins co-encoded in one Hymenobacter swuensis DY53 genomic window:
- the recJ gene encoding single-stranded-DNA-specific exonuclease RecJ has product MEKRWIRKPAPDVETVRHLADALRVNEAIVSLLCQRNVGTFEEARSYFRPDLSQLPDPLLMRDMDRAVDRLLQALHLGERVLVFGDYDVDGTTSVALVYSYLCRFFGPERIDYYIPDRYKEGYGISDAGIDHAHDFGYQLIIALDCGVKSVDKIAYANQRGVDFIICDHHLPGPELPAAVAVLDPKRQDCPYPFKELSGCGVGFKLMQAFTQHQGLPEDELYELLDLVAVSIAADIVPIYGENRTLAYHGLRLINDRTRPQRPGLDALRELAGLQTAELNISSLVFGFAPRINAAGRMGDAKRSVAMLLAGSTAEAVATAGVVDKTNQERRGFDTSITKEALEMIEQSDLLRTARTTVLFKQDWHKGVVGIVASRCLDKYYRPTIILTESNGKATGSARSVVGFDVHQAIEDCAELLDQYGGHMYAAGLTLPVENVPAFQEKFERIVAGRILPEQLIPPVEIDWTIRLSDITPSFYRLLSQMEPFGPGNPNPVFASEQVYATPDSARIVGNSHLKLTLTQDGHHTVDAIGFGLGEYHEQIRQGQPFSVCYTIEINEYRGVKNLQLRVKDIRWE; this is encoded by the coding sequence ATGGAAAAACGATGGATTCGCAAGCCCGCGCCTGACGTTGAAACAGTCCGGCATCTGGCTGATGCGCTGCGCGTAAACGAGGCCATCGTCAGCCTGCTGTGCCAGCGCAATGTGGGCACGTTTGAGGAAGCGCGTTCCTATTTCCGTCCCGACCTCAGCCAGCTACCCGACCCGCTGCTCATGCGCGACATGGACCGCGCCGTGGACCGCCTGCTCCAAGCCCTGCACCTGGGCGAGCGGGTGCTGGTATTTGGCGACTATGACGTGGACGGGACTACCTCCGTGGCACTGGTGTACAGCTATTTGTGCCGATTTTTCGGGCCGGAGCGCATTGATTACTACATTCCGGACCGCTACAAAGAGGGCTATGGCATTTCCGACGCCGGCATCGACCATGCCCACGACTTCGGCTACCAGCTCATTATTGCCCTCGACTGCGGTGTGAAGTCGGTGGATAAGATTGCCTATGCCAACCAGCGCGGCGTCGATTTTATCATCTGTGACCACCACTTACCCGGTCCCGAGCTGCCAGCGGCCGTGGCCGTACTCGACCCCAAGCGCCAGGATTGCCCGTATCCGTTCAAGGAACTGTCGGGCTGCGGCGTGGGCTTCAAACTGATGCAGGCCTTCACCCAGCACCAAGGCCTGCCCGAAGACGAACTCTATGAGTTGTTGGACTTAGTGGCCGTGAGCATTGCCGCCGACATCGTGCCCATCTACGGCGAAAACCGCACCCTGGCCTACCACGGCCTGCGCCTCATTAACGACCGGACCCGGCCTCAGCGCCCCGGCCTGGATGCGCTGCGCGAACTGGCCGGCCTGCAAACCGCCGAGCTAAACATTAGCAGTCTGGTGTTCGGGTTTGCGCCCCGCATCAACGCGGCCGGCCGCATGGGTGACGCCAAACGCTCGGTGGCCATGCTGCTGGCCGGCAGCACCGCAGAAGCCGTAGCCACTGCCGGCGTAGTCGACAAAACCAACCAGGAACGCCGGGGTTTCGACACTAGCATAACGAAGGAAGCGCTGGAAATGATTGAGCAGAGCGACCTGCTGCGCACCGCCCGCACCACCGTGCTATTCAAGCAGGATTGGCATAAAGGCGTGGTGGGCATTGTGGCCTCGCGCTGTCTCGATAAGTACTACCGGCCCACCATTATCCTCACCGAAAGCAACGGCAAAGCCACCGGCTCAGCTCGTTCGGTGGTAGGGTTCGATGTGCACCAAGCCATTGAGGACTGCGCCGAGCTGCTCGACCAGTACGGCGGCCACATGTACGCCGCCGGCCTCACGCTGCCGGTAGAGAACGTGCCCGCTTTCCAGGAGAAATTCGAGCGGATTGTAGCCGGTCGTATCCTGCCGGAGCAGCTGATTCCGCCCGTGGAAATTGACTGGACCATTCGACTAAGCGACATTACGCCGTCGTTTTACCGGCTGCTGAGCCAGATGGAGCCGTTCGGTCCTGGCAACCCCAACCCGGTGTTTGCCTCCGAGCAGGTGTACGCCACCCCCGATTCGGCGCGCATTGTAGGCAACTCCCACCTCAAGCTTACCCTCACTCAGGACGGCCACCACACCGTGGATGCCATTGGCTTCGGGCTGGGCGAATACCACGAGCAAATTCGTCAGGGCCAGCCGTTCAGCGTTTGTTACACCATCGAAATCAACGAGTACCGGGGCGTGAAGAACCTGCAGCTGCGGGTGAAGGACATCCGGTGGGAGTAG
- a CDS encoding DoxX family protein: MRIKTISRIMLATFFIGAGITHFTNPAGFLRIVPPYLPAPLLLVYLSGAAELAGSLGLLIPATRCWAAWGLMALLVAVFPANVYMLQTRGAGLPVPLWALWARLPLQLVLIGWVWKVRK; encoded by the coding sequence ATGCGCATCAAAACCATCAGCCGCATTATGCTGGCTACGTTTTTTATCGGGGCCGGCATTACGCATTTTACTAACCCAGCGGGGTTTCTGCGCATCGTACCGCCCTACCTGCCGGCTCCCCTCCTACTGGTATACCTGAGCGGCGCGGCTGAACTGGCCGGTAGCCTCGGGCTGCTTATTCCCGCTACCCGCTGCTGGGCCGCTTGGGGCCTGATGGCGCTACTGGTAGCCGTGTTTCCAGCCAACGTATACATGCTGCAAACCCGCGGCGCAGGCCTGCCAGTGCCGTTATGGGCGCTATGGGCGCGCCTGCCGCTCCAACTGGTGCTTATTGGCTGGGTGTGGAAAGTGCGTAAGTAA
- a CDS encoding M61 family metallopeptidase, which translates to MKATLLALGLSLATASAALAQQPAGYQIRLDLQQVTNDRVKVVINTPAIREAQATYVMPSVVPGSYSKKDYGRFVTSFKAFDKNGKSLKVKNNGPNLFVIDNATKLARLEYLVDDTWDVKQDDQFIFQPGGTNIDAGRNFTINHYGFYGYFEGYKMLPYEVQVQKPADLYGATALDVRRASTTQDVFTASNYVTLADGPILYARPDTASFSTGGARISVAVLSESGAVKAADVSQMLRPMSEALTKYFGKMPVPRYQFLFYFPSLTSALNSEKGGYGAMEHSYSSLYFLPELPDADRLRSMVLEVASHEFLHMLAPLNIHSREIGEFDFRNPQMSQHLWLYEGVTEYVSQLVQVQGGLITPEEFQKRVKEKIDKSDKYATVSFTEMSRRILEDPYKDMYENVYNKGALIGLLLDIRIRELSQGRQTLRDVLLALREKYGPTRSFEDKDLIPEIVALTNPEIGTFFRRYVEGAEPLPLAEDLAKIGWTYAPTGQARVKAFGNLGFAYDQSKDQFRVAKTKPEDNAFGLDEGDVVVAINGQSVTMQTAEKLLRPLVEPQTADAVRVKFRHGNGAEQERQATPREFEVEVKNLVETQSAATPAQQTLRSRLLKG; encoded by the coding sequence ATGAAAGCTACTTTGCTGGCCCTCGGGCTGAGCCTCGCCACCGCTTCGGCCGCTTTGGCCCAACAGCCCGCTGGCTACCAGATTCGCCTCGATTTGCAGCAGGTGACCAACGACCGGGTGAAGGTCGTTATTAATACCCCCGCTATCCGTGAGGCGCAGGCTACGTACGTTATGCCCTCGGTGGTGCCCGGCTCGTACTCCAAGAAGGATTACGGCCGCTTCGTGACCAGCTTCAAGGCGTTTGATAAGAATGGCAAGAGCCTGAAGGTGAAGAACAACGGCCCCAACCTGTTTGTCATCGACAACGCAACCAAGCTGGCCCGCCTCGAATACCTGGTGGACGATACCTGGGACGTGAAGCAGGACGACCAGTTCATCTTCCAGCCCGGCGGCACCAACATTGATGCCGGCCGCAACTTCACTATTAACCATTACGGCTTCTACGGCTACTTCGAGGGCTACAAGATGCTGCCCTACGAGGTGCAGGTGCAGAAACCCGCCGACCTCTACGGTGCCACCGCCTTGGATGTGCGCCGCGCTTCAACTACGCAGGACGTATTCACGGCCTCCAACTACGTGACGCTGGCCGACGGCCCCATCCTCTACGCCCGCCCCGATACGGCCAGCTTCAGCACCGGCGGGGCCCGCATTTCGGTGGCCGTGCTGTCGGAGAGTGGCGCGGTGAAGGCTGCGGACGTAAGCCAGATGCTGCGGCCTATGTCGGAGGCCTTGACGAAGTACTTTGGTAAGATGCCAGTGCCGCGCTACCAGTTTCTGTTCTACTTCCCCAGCCTCACCTCGGCGCTTAATAGCGAAAAAGGCGGTTACGGGGCCATGGAGCACAGCTACTCTTCTCTCTACTTCCTGCCCGAGCTGCCCGACGCCGACCGCCTGCGCAGTATGGTGCTGGAAGTGGCCTCGCACGAGTTTCTGCACATGCTGGCCCCGCTCAACATCCATTCCCGCGAAATCGGGGAGTTCGACTTCCGCAACCCCCAGATGTCGCAGCACTTGTGGCTGTACGAGGGCGTGACGGAGTACGTGTCGCAGCTGGTGCAGGTGCAGGGCGGGCTTATCACGCCGGAGGAGTTTCAGAAGCGCGTGAAGGAGAAAATCGACAAGTCGGATAAGTACGCCACCGTGTCGTTTACGGAGATGAGCCGCCGCATTTTGGAAGACCCGTACAAAGACATGTATGAGAACGTATACAACAAGGGCGCGCTCATCGGGCTGCTGCTGGACATTCGCATCCGGGAGCTGAGCCAGGGCCGCCAGACGCTGCGCGACGTGCTGCTGGCCCTGCGCGAGAAGTACGGCCCCACCCGCTCCTTCGAGGACAAAGACCTGATTCCTGAAATCGTGGCCCTTACCAACCCCGAAATCGGGACGTTCTTCCGCCGCTACGTGGAGGGCGCCGAGCCGCTGCCGCTGGCCGAGGACCTGGCCAAAATCGGGTGGACGTACGCGCCCACCGGCCAGGCCCGCGTGAAGGCGTTCGGTAACCTGGGCTTCGCCTATGACCAGAGCAAGGACCAGTTCCGGGTAGCCAAAACCAAGCCTGAGGACAACGCCTTCGGTCTGGACGAGGGCGACGTGGTGGTGGCTATCAACGGGCAGTCGGTAACGATGCAGACCGCCGAGAAGCTGCTGCGCCCGTTGGTAGAGCCCCAGACGGCCGACGCCGTACGGGTGAAGTTCCGCCACGGCAACGGTGCCGAGCAGGAACGCCAGGCCACCCCGCGCGAGTTTGAAGTAGAAGTCAAGAACCTCGTCGAAACGCAGTCTGCTGCCACTCCCGCCCAGCAAACGCTGCGTAGCAGGTTGTTAAAAGGGTAG
- the lptB gene encoding LPS export ABC transporter ATP-binding protein — MILRAEHLVKKYKSRTVVNDMSLQVEQGEIVGLLGPNGAGKTTSFYMTVGMVKPDSGRVFLDDKEITKLPIYQRARLGVGYLAQEASVFRDLTVEENILAVLEMTDMPKQAQRDKVEELISEFSLGHVRKNLGRVLSGGERRRTEIARALAVDPKFVLLDEPFAGVDPIATEEIQSIVARLKHKNIGILITDHDVNSTLAIVDRAYLLFEGKLLKAGTAEELAEDEMVRRVYLGKNFELKRKDYTTAPGQDMTAESA; from the coding sequence ATGATTCTACGAGCCGAGCACCTGGTTAAGAAATACAAGTCGCGCACGGTAGTGAACGACATGTCGCTGCAAGTGGAGCAGGGCGAGATTGTGGGGCTGCTGGGGCCGAACGGAGCCGGCAAAACCACCTCGTTCTACATGACGGTGGGCATGGTGAAGCCCGACTCCGGCCGCGTATTTCTCGATGACAAGGAAATCACCAAGCTGCCCATTTACCAGCGGGCCCGGCTGGGCGTGGGCTATCTGGCCCAGGAGGCCAGCGTATTTCGCGACCTGACCGTGGAGGAAAACATTCTGGCTGTGCTGGAAATGACGGATATGCCCAAGCAGGCTCAGCGCGACAAGGTAGAAGAGCTCATTAGTGAATTCAGCCTCGGCCATGTGCGCAAAAATCTGGGCCGGGTGCTGAGCGGCGGTGAGCGGCGGCGCACCGAAATTGCCCGGGCCTTGGCCGTCGACCCCAAGTTTGTGCTGCTCGATGAGCCGTTTGCCGGCGTCGACCCCATTGCTACCGAGGAAATCCAGAGCATCGTGGCCCGCCTCAAACACAAAAACATTGGCATCCTCATCACCGACCACGATGTGAACTCCACCCTGGCCATTGTGGACCGGGCGTACCTACTCTTCGAGGGTAAGCTGCTGAAAGCCGGTACCGCCGAGGAACTGGCTGAAGATGAGATGGTACGCCGCGTGTACCTGGGCAAGAATTTCGAGCTGAAACGCAAGGACTACACCACGGCTCCCGGTCAGGATATGACTGCGGAAAGTGCCTGA
- a CDS encoding GH3 auxin-responsive promoter family protein codes for MISTVLTWAVQRRLASISHFRDNPHEVQQAVLHSLLHTARATAWGRRYGYSDAPSAREFAQRVPISSYEELYPEIERVLRGESDVLWPGRVEWFAKSSGTTNARSKYIPVTRASLHEGHYRAGRDMTALATRCYPETDVLAGKTLSLGGTHSANPFRPEDAASRVGDVSAVIMQNLPAWAEFIRTPPLELALLDEWEEKIERIARHVLTADVRVLAGVPTWMIVLLRRVTELAGAESIVDVWPRLGLFLHGAVAFGPYRELFRQLIPSSRMHYLEIYNASEGYLALQDEPDSEDLLLLLNHGIYYEFLPADQWDVPQPQAIGLEEVELGRIYALIISTNAGLWRYKIGDTVRFTSLAPYRIRIAGRTKHFLNAFGEEVVVENADAAVAAACQATGTTVRDYTAAPVYFTAHDGASRGGHQWLIEFTQPPTDAARFTSVLDSTLRQLNSDYDAKRHRDIALLPPQVTAVPTGTFVAWLARRGKLGGQHKVPRLSNSREFLEEILLQLKN; via the coding sequence GTGATTAGTACCGTTCTGACCTGGGCCGTGCAGCGCCGGTTGGCCAGCATCAGCCATTTTAGGGATAACCCGCACGAGGTGCAGCAGGCGGTACTGCACAGCCTGTTGCACACGGCCCGCGCTACGGCCTGGGGCCGCCGCTACGGCTACTCCGATGCGCCTTCGGCCCGGGAGTTTGCCCAACGGGTACCCATCAGCAGCTACGAGGAGTTGTACCCGGAAATTGAGCGGGTCCTGCGTGGCGAGTCCGATGTGTTGTGGCCCGGCCGCGTGGAGTGGTTTGCCAAAAGCAGCGGCACCACCAACGCCCGCAGCAAGTACATTCCCGTTACGCGCGCCTCTCTGCACGAGGGCCACTACCGCGCCGGCCGCGACATGACAGCCCTGGCCACCCGGTGCTATCCTGAAACGGATGTGCTGGCTGGCAAAACCCTGTCGCTGGGTGGTACCCACAGTGCCAATCCGTTCCGCCCTGAAGATGCCGCTTCCCGCGTCGGCGACGTGTCGGCGGTAATCATGCAGAACCTGCCGGCCTGGGCCGAGTTTATCCGTACCCCGCCGCTGGAACTGGCATTGCTGGACGAGTGGGAGGAAAAGATTGAGCGCATTGCCCGCCACGTTCTCACGGCCGATGTGCGCGTGCTGGCCGGCGTGCCCACTTGGATGATTGTGCTGCTGCGGCGGGTAACGGAGCTGGCCGGAGCCGAATCCATCGTGGACGTGTGGCCGCGCCTGGGGCTGTTTCTGCACGGGGCGGTGGCGTTTGGGCCGTACCGAGAGCTATTCCGTCAGCTGATTCCCAGCTCCCGGATGCACTACCTGGAAATATACAACGCCTCCGAAGGCTACCTAGCCCTCCAGGACGAGCCCGATTCGGAGGACCTGCTGCTGTTACTCAACCACGGCATCTACTACGAATTCCTGCCTGCCGACCAGTGGGACGTACCCCAGCCCCAGGCCATCGGGCTGGAAGAAGTGGAGCTGGGCCGCATTTACGCCCTCATCATCAGTACCAACGCCGGCCTGTGGCGGTACAAAATCGGGGATACGGTGCGGTTTACCTCTCTGGCTCCGTACCGCATCCGCATTGCTGGCCGGACCAAGCATTTTCTTAATGCCTTTGGGGAAGAAGTGGTGGTGGAAAATGCCGATGCGGCGGTAGCCGCCGCCTGCCAGGCCACCGGCACCACCGTGCGCGACTATACTGCGGCCCCCGTTTATTTCACTGCGCACGATGGCGCCTCGCGCGGCGGCCACCAGTGGCTGATTGAATTTACCCAGCCGCCCACCGATGCGGCCCGCTTCACCAGCGTGCTTGATTCCACGCTCCGCCAGCTCAACTCCGACTATGACGCCAAACGGCACCGTGACATTGCCCTGCTGCCGCCCCAGGTAACCGCAGTACCCACCGGCACCTTTGTAGCGTGGCTGGCCCGCCGGGGCAAGCTGGGCGGCCAGCACAAGGTGCCCCGGCTCAGTAACTCACGGGAATTTCTGGAGGAAATACTTTTACAACTAAAAAATTAG
- a CDS encoding toxin-antitoxin system YwqK family antitoxin — protein sequence MLRIRFQLVVPALSILVAGCTTMAQHGPIGFWSRNRFGADGQRQGPWREYFDAAEQQPANKGRYQHGRPVGTWQYYNATRQRERTERFHRQPYGLVTLTYYHPGGQVAKQGQARYRADANVARFYWFGEWKCYSVTGQPLRPEFYRNGHRTATLLTTPAGDTLFGVER from the coding sequence ATGCTCCGTATCCGCTTTCAGCTAGTAGTTCCGGCTTTATCAATTCTTGTGGCGGGTTGCACTACCATGGCGCAGCACGGTCCCATCGGCTTCTGGTCGCGCAACCGATTTGGCGCCGACGGGCAGCGTCAGGGTCCCTGGCGTGAGTACTTCGACGCAGCCGAACAGCAGCCAGCTAATAAGGGGCGCTACCAGCATGGGCGGCCTGTGGGAACTTGGCAGTACTATAACGCCACCCGTCAGCGGGAACGTACTGAGCGGTTTCACCGCCAACCATACGGCCTGGTCACACTCACCTACTACCATCCGGGTGGGCAAGTGGCCAAACAGGGACAGGCCCGCTACCGTGCCGATGCTAATGTGGCCCGGTTCTACTGGTTTGGGGAGTGGAAATGTTATTCCGTTACCGGCCAGCCGCTCCGCCCCGAGTTTTATCGAAACGGTCACCGCACCGCCACCCTGCTCACTACGCCTGCCGGCGACACGTTGTTCGGAGTAGAGCGGTAG
- a CDS encoding TIGR00266 family protein: protein MQSHDVDYKILGNDIQVLEVELDPNETVVAEAGAMVYMSEAIAFETKMGDGSEPNQSIMGKLFSAGTRLITGESLFMTHFTNRGSYGKAHVAFSAPYPGTIIPLDLRSLPQGLIVQKDGFLAAAKGTKISLHFNQKLGAGLFAGEGFILQKITGDGKAFVHAGGTIIEKRLNNELLRVDTGCVVAFEPGIDFSIARAGGLKSMIFGGEGLLLATLQGTGRVWLQSMPVKKLIQALAPNGGNAQKESGGILGRMVGGILDE from the coding sequence ATGCAGTCGCACGACGTGGACTATAAAATTCTCGGCAACGACATTCAGGTACTGGAGGTTGAGCTCGACCCAAATGAAACTGTGGTAGCCGAAGCCGGAGCCATGGTATACATGAGCGAGGCCATTGCCTTCGAGACGAAGATGGGCGACGGTTCGGAGCCGAACCAGAGCATCATGGGCAAGCTGTTTTCGGCGGGCACCCGGCTGATAACCGGCGAGTCGTTGTTCATGACGCACTTCACCAACCGTGGGAGCTACGGCAAGGCGCACGTGGCATTTTCGGCCCCTTATCCCGGCACCATCATTCCTCTTGACCTGCGCAGCCTTCCCCAAGGCCTGATTGTGCAGAAGGATGGTTTCCTGGCTGCCGCAAAGGGCACCAAAATCAGCCTGCACTTCAACCAGAAGCTGGGCGCGGGCCTGTTTGCGGGCGAAGGCTTTATTCTGCAGAAAATTACCGGCGACGGCAAGGCCTTCGTGCACGCCGGCGGCACTATCATCGAGAAGCGGCTGAACAACGAGCTGCTGCGTGTGGATACCGGCTGCGTAGTGGCCTTCGAGCCTGGCATTGACTTCAGCATTGCCCGCGCCGGCGGCCTGAAATCCATGATTTTTGGAGGCGAAGGTCTACTGCTGGCAACTCTGCAGGGCACCGGCCGCGTGTGGCTGCAATCTATGCCCGTGAAGAAGCTCATCCAGGCTCTGGCCCCTAATGGCGGCAACGCTCAGAAGGAAAGCGGTGGGATTCTGGGCAGAATGGTAGGCGGCATTCTGGACGAGTAA
- the gltX gene encoding glutamate--tRNA ligase — translation MEREVRVRFAPSPTGPLHIGGVRTALYNYLLARKLGGKMLLRIEDTDQNRFVPGAEQYIMDSLRWCGIEIDEGIEQGGPHAPYRQSERKPMYRQYADQLIQAGHAYYAFDTPEDLDAMRARLTAAKVPNPQYNSITRAQMRNSLTLPAEEVTQLLESGTPYVIRLKVPRKEEIRFNDLIRGWVVVHSSSIDDKVLMKSDGMPTYHLANIVDDHLMEITHVIRGEEWLPSAPLHVLLYRYLGWESTMPQFAHLPLLLKPDGTGKLSKRDGDKLGFPVFPLEFHGKDAETGEPTVSSGYRESGYLPEAFINFLAFLGWNPGTQQELFTMDELIENFSIERVSKSPARFDQNKVRWYNEQYLRAKPDAELAQYLTEELSQQGIEVPADQAEQIAALVKERATFPADLAQEAQLFFQRPSSYDEQVISKKWNPQVSAALAAFAGQLPTAADASADGIKALLTQVLEAQSLKIGQVLQALRVAVTGHAAGPDLMHIMRILGPQETAERIQAAVAVLSA, via the coding sequence ATGGAAAGAGAAGTACGGGTGCGTTTTGCGCCCAGCCCCACGGGGCCGCTGCACATCGGCGGCGTGCGCACTGCGCTGTATAACTACCTGCTGGCCCGCAAGCTGGGCGGCAAGATGCTGCTGCGCATTGAGGACACCGACCAGAACCGTTTCGTGCCCGGTGCGGAGCAGTACATTATGGACTCCCTGCGCTGGTGCGGCATTGAAATTGACGAAGGAATTGAGCAGGGCGGCCCCCACGCCCCCTACCGCCAGAGCGAGCGGAAGCCCATGTACCGCCAGTACGCCGACCAGCTGATTCAGGCCGGCCACGCCTACTACGCCTTCGATACGCCCGAGGACCTGGACGCCATGCGGGCCCGCCTCACGGCTGCCAAGGTGCCTAATCCGCAGTATAATAGCATCACCCGCGCCCAAATGCGCAACTCCCTCACCCTGCCGGCCGAGGAGGTAACGCAACTACTGGAAAGCGGTACGCCCTACGTCATCCGCCTGAAGGTGCCACGCAAGGAGGAAATCCGCTTCAACGACCTGATTCGCGGGTGGGTAGTGGTGCATTCTTCCAGCATAGATGATAAGGTACTGATGAAGTCGGATGGCATGCCGACCTACCACCTAGCCAACATTGTGGATGACCACCTGATGGAAATCACCCACGTTATCCGGGGTGAAGAGTGGCTGCCCTCGGCTCCGCTACACGTACTGCTATACCGTTACCTGGGCTGGGAAAGCACCATGCCGCAGTTTGCCCACCTGCCCCTGCTGCTCAAGCCCGACGGCACCGGCAAGCTCTCGAAACGCGACGGTGACAAGCTGGGCTTCCCGGTATTTCCGTTGGAGTTTCATGGCAAAGACGCCGAAACCGGTGAGCCGACCGTGAGCAGCGGTTACCGTGAATCGGGCTATCTGCCCGAGGCGTTCATCAACTTCCTGGCCTTCCTAGGCTGGAACCCCGGCACCCAGCAGGAGCTGTTCACGATGGATGAGCTGATTGAGAACTTCTCGATTGAGCGCGTGAGCAAGTCGCCGGCCCGCTTCGACCAGAACAAAGTGCGGTGGTACAACGAGCAGTATCTGCGTGCCAAACCTGACGCCGAGTTGGCCCAGTACCTCACCGAGGAGCTAAGCCAGCAGGGAATCGAGGTGCCCGCTGACCAAGCCGAGCAGATTGCGGCCCTGGTAAAGGAACGCGCCACCTTCCCCGCCGACTTGGCCCAGGAAGCGCAGTTGTTCTTCCAGCGCCCCAGCAGTTATGATGAGCAAGTTATCAGCAAGAAGTGGAACCCGCAGGTATCGGCGGCCCTGGCAGCCTTTGCCGGGCAGCTACCCACCGCTGCCGATGCTTCAGCCGACGGTATCAAAGCGTTGCTCACGCAGGTGCTCGAAGCCCAAAGCCTGAAAATCGGACAGGTGCTACAGGCTCTGCGCGTAGCCGTAACCGGCCACGCTGCTGGCCCCGACCTGATGCACATTATGCGCATTCTGGGGCCGCAGGAAACCGCCGAGCGTATTCAGGCCGCCGTGGCCGTGCTGTCGGCGTAA
- a CDS encoding pentapeptide repeat-containing protein: MRRPVSRKPAKALAKPTYFPPGNVVLRVLPPALVGQREFEQFHFIGFDLSQADLAGRRFSECLFENCNLAGASLANTSLQNVAFESCKLLGLQFTSCRDMLFDVHFDRCQLDYASFWGKVMPNTRFVSCSLQEVDFTRADLTNAVFQECQLRGAIFSQTRLPGVDFRTAQGMVLDPEQNELKQARFALQSLPGLLGKYGLVVE; the protein is encoded by the coding sequence ATGCGCCGACCGGTTTCCCGCAAACCCGCCAAGGCGTTGGCAAAGCCTACGTACTTCCCGCCCGGAAACGTGGTGCTACGTGTGCTGCCACCCGCCCTAGTGGGGCAGAGGGAGTTTGAGCAGTTCCATTTTATCGGTTTCGACTTAAGCCAGGCAGACTTAGCGGGCCGGCGGTTTAGCGAGTGCCTGTTTGAGAACTGCAACCTGGCCGGGGCCTCTCTGGCCAATACCAGTTTGCAGAATGTGGCCTTCGAGAGCTGTAAGCTCCTGGGGCTGCAGTTCACCTCCTGCCGGGACATGCTGTTCGATGTGCATTTTGACCGGTGCCAGCTAGATTATGCCTCGTTCTGGGGCAAAGTCATGCCCAACACGCGCTTTGTAAGCTGCTCCTTACAGGAGGTTGATTTCACCCGCGCCGACCTGACCAACGCCGTATTCCAGGAATGCCAGCTGCGCGGGGCCATCTTCAGCCAAACCCGTTTGCCGGGAGTTGACTTTCGCACCGCTCAGGGCATGGTACTCGACCCCGAGCAGAATGAGCTGAAACAGGCCCGTTTCGCCCTCCAGAGCCTGCCCGGCCTACTGGGTAAATACGGCTTGGTAGTGGAGTAA
- a CDS encoding RidA family protein, producing the protein MAHTVVFSPQAPAPIGPYSQAIQAGGTVYVSGQIPLDANGQLVGDGDVAQETHQVMRNLQAVLEAVGLTLRHVVKCSIFVKDLGNFGLINEIYGSYFDADYAPARETVEVSRLPKDVQVEISCIAVQ; encoded by the coding sequence ATGGCCCATACTGTTGTTTTTTCGCCCCAGGCCCCTGCTCCCATCGGCCCGTATAGCCAAGCCATTCAGGCCGGTGGCACCGTGTACGTATCGGGCCAGATTCCGCTGGATGCCAATGGCCAGTTGGTGGGCGACGGCGACGTAGCCCAGGAAACTCACCAAGTAATGCGCAACCTGCAAGCCGTGCTGGAAGCCGTGGGTCTCACCCTGCGCCATGTGGTGAAGTGTAGCATCTTCGTGAAGGACCTAGGCAACTTCGGCCTCATCAACGAAATCTACGGCAGCTACTTCGATGCCGACTACGCCCCTGCCCGCGAAACTGTGGAAGTAAGCCGCCTGCCGAAAGACGTGCAGGTAGAGATTTCCTGCATTGCAGTGCAGTAG